From Chloroflexota bacterium, a single genomic window includes:
- a CDS encoding histidine phosphatase family protein, with protein sequence MIPYRRMFEKFLTIGCQDNKLRRNTTLIHENFDCEIYFIRHGESESNALGDRTSLDPDSSLTSKGFVQARLLGERLRQDGVNFDKVYSSSLIRTVQTTQTMLDAMGEPNRDFTRVDAIVEQRTTGWRGIRTEELMTPELVAYMRTKASHFVPPQGESYRMVQRRCANWLEDEILYNSEFDDSPQSLRIAIVGHGIATRCILHYILGFDEQFIWKMVMENTSVSRFRFNREGWFPICINDTAHLRGATYED encoded by the coding sequence ATGATACCTTATCGGCGCATGTTTGAAAAGTTTCTCACAATCGGCTGCCAAGATAACAAACTCAGGAGGAACACCACCTTGATACACGAAAACTTCGACTGCGAAATCTACTTCATAAGACACGGGGAGTCTGAATCAAATGCCTTGGGGGATCGGACATCTTTGGACCCTGATTCTTCGCTTACAAGCAAAGGCTTCGTTCAGGCGCGCCTTCTAGGAGAAAGGCTTAGGCAAGACGGTGTTAACTTTGACAAGGTGTACAGCTCCAGCCTTATTCGCACCGTGCAGACTACTCAGACGATGCTTGACGCGATGGGGGAACCGAACAGGGATTTCACGCGGGTAGATGCCATTGTCGAGCAGAGGACAACCGGCTGGAGGGGCATACGTACGGAGGAGTTGATGACGCCTGAATTGGTCGCGTATATGCGGACGAAGGCGAGCCATTTTGTCCCTCCACAAGGCGAATCGTACCGCATGGTGCAGCGCCGCTGCGCCAACTGGCTTGAAGATGAAATCCTTTACAACTCCGAGTTCGACGACAGCCCACAGTCTTTGCGAATAGCCATAGTGGGGCATGGCATTGCAACCCGCTGCATCCTGCACTACATCCTGGGCTTTGACGAACAGTTCATCTGGAAGATGGTCATGGAAAACACATCCGTCTCGCGTTTCCGCTTCAATCGAGAGGGTTGGTTTCCCATCTGCATCAACGACACCGCGCACCTGCGCGGCGCGACATACGAAGATTAG
- a CDS encoding SDR family NAD(P)-dependent oxidoreductase: MGNRLEGKTAVVTGAGRGIGRATALLLAKEGASVVVNDLGCDVDGSGSSQAPADSTVAAIQEAGGNAVANYDNVAEMDGGESVIRAAVDNFGQVDVLVNSVGVLQDRMIYRMSPEDWDRVIRYNVKGTFAPTKFAAILFRQQRSGRVVNFTSDAGLGDIGRSNYAAASEAIIGLTRTVGRDLGRYGVTCNAISPLVETRLFPGSVEEFRVAQGPSPSPAERAGIGQSPAVSDWEGEGSEDDPANVAPLAVYLSTYAAPNVNCNVFGVRGGSIYLYSNPEIANAIHKWGTFTMEEMDELFPKIFGKGL; this comes from the coding sequence ATGGGAAACCGCTTAGAAGGCAAGACAGCGGTTGTCACCGGAGCGGGACGCGGCATCGGCAGGGCGACCGCTTTGCTGCTCGCCAAAGAAGGCGCGTCCGTCGTGGTCAACGACCTCGGCTGTGATGTTGACGGCAGCGGCTCTTCGCAAGCACCCGCCGACAGCACGGTAGCGGCAATACAAGAAGCAGGCGGCAACGCCGTCGCCAACTACGACAATGTGGCTGAAATGGACGGCGGCGAGTCGGTCATTCGCGCAGCCGTGGATAACTTTGGACAAGTAGATGTCCTAGTCAACAGCGTCGGCGTGCTGCAAGACCGCATGATATATCGAATGTCCCCTGAAGATTGGGATCGCGTCATCCGATATAATGTCAAGGGCACTTTCGCACCGACGAAGTTCGCCGCGATTCTCTTCCGGCAGCAGCGCAGCGGGCGTGTGGTGAACTTCACATCCGACGCCGGTCTGGGCGACATCGGGCGCTCGAACTACGCGGCGGCATCCGAGGCGATTATCGGCCTGACCCGCACAGTGGGCAGAGACCTCGGGCGCTACGGCGTAACCTGCAACGCGATTTCCCCACTGGTGGAGACGCGCTTGTTCCCCGGCTCCGTCGAAGAGTTCCGTGTGGCGCAGGGTCCATCCCCGTCGCCGGCAGAGCGCGCGGGTATAGGGCAGTCGCCGGCCGTCTCCGACTGGGAAGGCGAAGGCAGCGAGGACGACCCCGCCAATGTCGCGCCGCTGGCTGTGTATCTGTCCACCTACGCAGCGCCGAATGTGAACTGCAATGTGTTCGGCGTGCGCGGCGGCAGCATTTACCTGTATTCCAACCCCGAAATCGCGAACGCCATCCACAAGTGGGGCACATTCACGATGGAGGAAATGGACGAGCTATTCCCCAAGATATTCGGCAAGGGCCTCTAG
- a CDS encoding SDR family NAD(P)-dependent oxidoreductase, which produces MGKRLEGRVAIVTGAGRGIGRSVAMLLADEGASVVVNDLGGGVDGVGGSDAPASQVVAEIESRGGTAVANFDSVADYDSAGKIVQAAIDNFGRLDVVNHVAGILRDRMVFNMTEEEWDGVLQVHLYGAYNMVRNAVPHMINQGYGRLVLFSSGSGMGASGQANYAAAKEGMVGFARALSRELNEHGILVNAVYPGGATRMTETIPESTQQLRQTQRQAAAAAAGASQATQGAPIMGPPEARAPENNAPKAVYLSSENCQITGQVIGTSGWPATLYSPRHVIRSIHKNSRWTLDELDELVPISLANGLVNPVPPTPPR; this is translated from the coding sequence ATGGGCAAGAGACTTGAAGGGCGAGTGGCAATCGTTACTGGTGCCGGGCGTGGCATCGGTCGCAGCGTTGCGATGCTTCTTGCCGACGAAGGCGCATCCGTGGTCGTGAACGACCTCGGCGGCGGCGTTGACGGCGTGGGCGGTTCTGACGCACCCGCATCTCAGGTCGTAGCGGAAATCGAATCGCGCGGCGGCACGGCAGTCGCCAACTTCGACTCGGTGGCAGACTACGATTCGGCAGGCAAGATTGTGCAAGCGGCAATCGACAACTTCGGCCGCTTGGATGTGGTGAACCATGTAGCGGGCATCCTGCGAGACCGCATGGTGTTCAATATGACAGAGGAAGAGTGGGACGGCGTGTTGCAAGTCCACCTCTACGGCGCATACAACATGGTGCGCAATGCCGTGCCTCACATGATAAATCAGGGCTACGGCAGGCTAGTGCTGTTCTCGTCCGGCTCAGGCATGGGCGCGTCCGGACAGGCGAACTACGCAGCCGCGAAGGAGGGCATGGTCGGCTTCGCCCGGGCGCTTTCGCGTGAGCTGAACGAACATGGCATTCTGGTGAACGCCGTGTATCCGGGCGGTGCGACCCGAATGACGGAGACCATCCCGGAGAGCACACAGCAGCTTAGGCAGACCCAGCGCCAAGCCGCAGCCGCAGCAGCTGGCGCGAGCCAGGCGACGCAAGGCGCCCCGATTATGGGTCCCCCTGAAGCGCGAGCTCCGGAAAACAACGCTCCGAAAGCAGTCTATCTGTCGTCCGAGAACTGCCAGATAACCGGGCAGGTCATCGGCACGAGCGGCTGGCCCGCGACGCTATACTCGCCGCGCCATGTAATCCGCAGCATCCACAAGAACAGCCGCTGGACGCTCGACGAACTAGACGAGCTAGTTCCCATTTCGCTAGCAAACGGCCTGGTCAATCCAGTCCCACCCACCCCACCAAGATAA
- a CDS encoding HNH endonuclease, which translates to MNKPVLVLNQNYQPLNVCNARRAIVLLGRGKAEALIDADEHIATVSRRVPIPSVIRLIYMVKRPVVRRRMSRRAVFYRDGFRCQYCGKESKNLTLDHIIPRSRKGPHVWENVVSACIPCNHRKAGFTPREANMRLLTKPAAPRPNPYYIFHHRHIEDEWRQFMPWLE; encoded by the coding sequence ATAAACAAGCCTGTCCTGGTGCTCAACCAGAATTATCAACCGCTGAATGTGTGCAACGCGCGGCGCGCGATAGTGCTGCTCGGACGCGGCAAGGCGGAAGCCCTAATCGACGCGGACGAGCACATCGCCACGGTGTCGCGGCGCGTGCCGATCCCGTCCGTCATAAGGCTTATCTATATGGTCAAGCGCCCGGTCGTGCGCCGCAGGATGTCGCGCCGCGCGGTGTTCTACCGCGACGGCTTCCGTTGCCAATACTGCGGCAAAGAGTCGAAAAATCTAACGCTCGACCACATCATCCCGCGCTCTCGTAAGGGTCCTCACGTCTGGGAAAATGTGGTAAGCGCGTGCATTCCCTGCAACCATCGCAAAGCAGGCTTTACGCCGCGCGAGGCAAACATGCGCCTGCTAACCAAGCCCGCCGCGCCGCGCCCAAACCCATACTACATCTTCCACCACCGCCACATCGAAGACGAATGGCGGCAATTTATGCCATGGCTGGAGTGA
- a CDS encoding ABC transporter ATP-binding protein, producing MPANLLEIRDLHTYFSTKEGVNRAVNGVSLTLKEDSILGVVGESGSGKTVTALSILQLVPFPGEIVKGSITYNGQELLRMTPEEIRHIRGKEISLIFQDAGAALNPVIPIGKQVEEIVLEHTDMGRRRARNLAIDLLGQMGIPDAKNMLNRYPFQLSGGMAQRVLMAIGVALKPKVLIADEPTSNLDVTLQAEILHRLSQLREENHSAIMLITHDLGVIAQMTETVAVMYGGSVVEYTDTKALFAKPLHPYTWGLFQAIPRLDTGQQALNPIRGAPPKMIDAPDRCPFLERCSKATTQCRTMPIPPLVEVEPNHRLACYNPVVYA from the coding sequence ATGCCTGCAAATCTCCTCGAAATAAGAGACCTGCACACCTACTTCAGCACGAAGGAAGGCGTGAATAGGGCGGTCAACGGTGTTTCGCTCACATTGAAAGAAGACTCCATCCTCGGAGTCGTGGGCGAGAGCGGCTCCGGAAAGACGGTTACCGCGCTTTCCATACTGCAGCTCGTGCCGTTCCCCGGCGAAATCGTCAAGGGCAGCATCACCTACAACGGGCAGGAACTGTTGAGGATGACGCCCGAAGAAATACGGCACATCCGCGGCAAGGAGATTTCGCTAATCTTCCAGGACGCCGGCGCGGCGCTCAACCCTGTCATTCCAATCGGCAAGCAAGTCGAAGAAATCGTCTTGGAACACACGGACATGGGACGCAGGCGCGCGCGCAATCTCGCGATCGATCTGCTGGGGCAAATGGGCATACCGGACGCCAAGAATATGCTCAATCGCTACCCGTTCCAGCTGAGCGGCGGTATGGCGCAGCGCGTGCTGATGGCAATAGGCGTCGCGTTAAAGCCGAAGGTGCTAATCGCCGACGAGCCGACCTCAAACCTTGATGTAACGCTGCAAGCGGAAATTCTGCACCGCCTCAGCCAGCTGCGCGAGGAGAACCACTCCGCGATCATGCTCATCACGCACGATTTAGGTGTGATAGCGCAGATGACGGAGACGGTCGCGGTGATGTACGGCGGCTCAGTCGTGGAATACACTGACACGAAGGCGCTGTTCGCCAAGCCGTTGCACCCGTACACATGGGGCTTGTTCCAAGCGATACCACGCTTGGACACAGGGCAGCAGGCTCTAAACCCTATCCGCGGCGCGCCGCCCAAGATGATAGACGCGCCCGACAGGTGCCCGTTCCTAGAGCGATGCAGCAAGGCAACAACCCAGTGCCGCACCATGCCCATCCCGCCGCTGGTGGAGGTGGAGCCTAATCACCGGCTGGCGTGCTACAACCCAGTCGTATATGCGTGA
- a CDS encoding PHP domain-containing protein: MNWATLTFAIRTSRRTFHLLIDIHTHTFPTSDDAFHSPEELITNSKRFGLDGICITDHDRFWEPKDVEALTRKHDFLVLAGCEVTTEEGHILVYGLSEYIFGMHKAAYVRELVDEVGGAMVVAHPYRRFYRKQAHTSEEAYQEMLERACRNHVFSLVDAVEIFNGRGTDEENHFASDIADWFSMHTTGASDAHAIKEVGNYATRFQQPIRDIDDLITEIKAGRCSAISLRDAVPALARV, encoded by the coding sequence GTGAATTGGGCCACTCTCACCTTCGCGATTAGAACCTCACGGCGGACTTTCCACTTGCTTATAGACATTCACACGCACACCTTCCCAACTTCGGACGACGCATTTCATTCTCCTGAAGAACTTATTACCAATTCGAAGCGCTTCGGTCTTGACGGTATATGCATCACCGACCACGACAGGTTCTGGGAACCCAAAGACGTAGAAGCCCTAACGCGCAAGCACGACTTCCTTGTGCTCGCCGGCTGCGAGGTTACGACCGAGGAGGGGCATATCTTGGTATATGGCTTGTCAGAGTACATCTTCGGCATGCACAAGGCGGCGTATGTGCGCGAACTGGTGGACGAGGTGGGCGGCGCGATGGTGGTGGCGCATCCGTACCGCCGTTTCTATCGCAAGCAGGCGCACACCAGCGAGGAGGCGTACCAAGAGATGCTGGAACGGGCTTGCCGCAACCATGTCTTCAGCTTGGTTGATGCCGTGGAAATCTTCAACGGACGAGGCACGGACGAGGAAAACCACTTCGCCAGCGACATCGCGGACTGGTTCAGCATGCACACCACCGGCGCCAGCGACGCCCATGCCATCAAGGAAGTCGGCAACTACGCGACGCGCTTTCAGCAGCCGATACGCGACATTGACGATCTCATCACCGAGATAAAGGCGGGCAGGTGCAGCGCAATTTCGTTGCGCGACGCCGTCCCCGCGCTCGCACGAGTGTAA
- a CDS encoding methionine synthase — protein MADTILQRLAKGDLLVSDGATGSYLQQHGLEDGDPEEWNVSHPDVVQGMAKAYFDAGSDMVLTNTFGGTSLRQSHYGFADRAAEFNRLGAELARSQAPDGCFVVGSVGPTGEVLNDPLRDNPLTEEQAYEVFVEQIVALADGGVDAVNIETMIDINEAVIAVRAAKENTDLVVMSTMFFDKGPRGFFTMMGSKPADAVSKLQEAGADIVGANCGNGIDVMIELARELRAATDGYLLIHSNAGIPAPINGEIVYPESPEYMAERFKVMAHDVGVNILGGCCGTTPEHIRALINALGR, from the coding sequence ATGGCGGACACGATTTTGCAGCGGCTTGCAAAAGGCGATCTGTTAGTCTCAGACGGTGCAACGGGCAGCTACTTGCAGCAACACGGGCTGGAAGACGGTGATCCTGAAGAGTGGAATGTCAGCCACCCAGATGTGGTGCAAGGCATGGCGAAAGCGTACTTCGATGCCGGGTCTGACATGGTGCTGACGAACACATTCGGCGGCACAAGCCTGCGACAGAGTCATTATGGCTTTGCGGACAGGGCTGCCGAGTTCAACAGGCTGGGCGCGGAACTCGCCCGCAGTCAAGCGCCTGACGGATGCTTTGTCGTGGGGTCGGTTGGACCGACCGGCGAGGTGCTGAACGACCCGCTGCGAGACAATCCGCTGACTGAAGAACAGGCATACGAAGTATTCGTCGAGCAGATTGTCGCACTCGCGGACGGCGGCGTGGACGCGGTGAATATCGAGACGATGATCGACATCAACGAAGCGGTCATCGCGGTGCGCGCAGCGAAGGAGAACACCGATCTCGTGGTGATGTCCACGATGTTCTTCGACAAGGGACCGCGCGGATTCTTCACGATGATGGGGTCGAAGCCGGCGGACGCGGTCAGCAAGCTGCAAGAAGCGGGCGCGGACATTGTGGGCGCGAACTGCGGCAACGGCATCGACGTGATGATCGAACTCGCCCGTGAGCTGCGCGCGGCTACGGACGGCTACCTGCTAATTCACTCCAACGCGGGCATACCGGCGCCCATCAACGGCGAGATTGTATATCCGGAGTCGCCGGAATATATGGCAGAGCGGTTCAAGGTGATGGCGCACGATGTCGGCGTGAATATACTTGGCGGTTGCTGCGGCACAACGCCGGAACACATCAGGGCGCTCATCAATGCGTTGGGGCGATAG
- a CDS encoding amidohydrolase, which produces MGDVELTRSIDIHAHISPEGFVRAAGKGEDWYGTMHDAGGMLNYNPRTAWTPEERLADMDSIGVDVHVLSTNAYFYNYDKDAATVAAMSREANDYVSQLTKDHPTRFAGLANLPMQDVAASVAELERSVVKLGLKGAMIGDHVNGKTYDDPEFEPLWAAAEQIGAVLLIHQGGPTIVSPRSSKYHLPNTIGNLADRTVTFAAFVFGGVMDRHPDLRICLSHAGGYVCYGIGRMDRGWQVRSEAREHIVKPPSEYLSDFYYDCLTHDERALRMLIDLVGVERVLFGTDWPFDMAIDWPVSWLMGLESLTEDEKEAILYKNVEALLGI; this is translated from the coding sequence ATGGGAGATGTTGAGTTGACCAGAAGCATAGACATACACGCGCATATTTCGCCGGAAGGGTTCGTGCGGGCTGCGGGAAAAGGCGAAGACTGGTACGGCACGATGCATGACGCCGGCGGGATGCTTAACTACAATCCCAGAACTGCGTGGACGCCGGAAGAGCGGCTGGCGGACATGGATTCCATCGGCGTGGATGTGCATGTTCTGTCAACCAACGCGTACTTCTACAATTACGACAAGGACGCCGCTACCGTAGCGGCAATGTCGCGCGAGGCGAACGATTATGTCTCGCAGCTGACGAAGGACCATCCCACGCGCTTCGCCGGCTTGGCGAATCTGCCGATGCAGGATGTCGCCGCTTCCGTGGCAGAGTTAGAACGCTCGGTCGTGAAACTTGGGCTGAAGGGCGCGATGATTGGCGACCATGTGAACGGCAAGACCTACGACGACCCGGAGTTCGAGCCGCTGTGGGCGGCAGCGGAGCAAATCGGCGCGGTGCTGCTGATTCACCAAGGAGGGCCTACAATCGTAAGCCCGCGTTCCTCAAAGTATCACCTCCCCAACACGATCGGCAATCTCGCCGACCGCACGGTAACATTCGCGGCGTTCGTGTTCGGCGGCGTGATGGACAGGCATCCCGACTTGCGAATATGCCTGTCGCACGCGGGTGGATATGTATGCTACGGTATCGGTCGGATGGACAGGGGCTGGCAAGTACGTTCCGAGGCGCGCGAGCACATCGTCAAGCCGCCGAGCGAATACCTGAGCGATTTCTACTACGACTGCCTCACGCACGACGAACGGGCGCTCCGAATGCTGATAGACCTCGTGGGCGTGGAACGCGTGTTGTTCGGCACTGATTGGCCCTTCGACATGGCAATCGACTGGCCCGTGTCGTGGCTTATGGGACTGGAAAGCCTGACGGAAGACGAGAAGGAAGCGATTCTGTACAAGAATGTCGAGGCGTTGCTGGGGATATAA
- a CDS encoding DUF4268 domain-containing protein: MTTAQELGTIEKVDIRQVWPTEPGHFTPWLGENLDKLGAEIGLDLELVETEAQVGPFRLDVRAQDANIRGEVIIENQFGHTDHSHLGQLLTYASGFDAGVVVWIAENFRDEHREALDYLNHRTGEDTQFFGVEVELWKIDGSRPAVNFKMVAFPNEWSPNRRLGTIPASGRGEQYREFYQTLIDTMRDVHKFTNRKKAGTRAYCTFPTGQTGFSYTPYLTTSNMNRARVELYLNGDSNKNKTYFDLLVSDRDDIESELGELLWERLDDKKACRISIARQGSIDDDEEALEEIREWMVDRLLKFKEVFGPRLAELADEPTERAL; this comes from the coding sequence ATGACGACGGCGCAGGAATTGGGGACGATTGAGAAGGTGGACATAAGGCAGGTGTGGCCGACCGAACCTGGCCACTTCACGCCCTGGCTTGGCGAGAATCTGGACAAACTGGGTGCTGAAATAGGCTTGGATTTGGAATTAGTAGAGACTGAGGCGCAAGTAGGTCCGTTCAGGCTTGATGTGAGAGCGCAAGACGCAAACATCAGGGGCGAAGTCATAATTGAGAACCAGTTCGGGCACACAGACCACTCTCACCTTGGTCAACTACTGACTTATGCGAGCGGGTTTGACGCAGGCGTAGTCGTGTGGATTGCAGAGAACTTCCGCGACGAGCATAGGGAGGCATTGGACTATCTGAACCATCGAACTGGCGAAGATACGCAGTTTTTTGGTGTTGAAGTGGAGCTTTGGAAGATTGATGGCTCTCGCCCCGCAGTCAACTTCAAGATGGTAGCCTTCCCTAACGAATGGTCACCGAATAGGAGATTAGGTACGATACCTGCATCGGGGCGAGGAGAGCAATATAGGGAGTTTTATCAGACTCTTATAGACACAATGAGGGATGTGCATAAATTTACGAATAGGAAGAAAGCAGGGACTAGAGCCTACTGCACTTTCCCCACAGGACAGACAGGATTTAGTTACACTCCCTATCTCACCACAAGCAACATGAACAGAGCAAGAGTTGAGCTATATCTCAACGGCGATAGCAACAAGAACAAGACATACTTTGACCTGTTAGTGAGCGATAGAGACGACATTGAGTCTGAACTTGGGGAACTTCTGTGGGAGCGATTGGACGATAAGAAAGCGTGTCGTATATCAATTGCACGCCAAGGAAGCATTGACGACGACGAAGAGGCGCTCGAAGAAATTCGGGAGTGGATGGTTGATCGGCTGCTGAAGTTCAAGGAAGTGTTTGGACCTAGGTTGGCGGAGTTGGCGGATGAACCGACAGAGAGGGCGTTATGA
- a CDS encoding DUF433 domain-containing protein translates to MVQAVVAIRAREHVNADDIIHSERERMSGTPVFKGSRVPVRTLFNYISYGYSIDGFLAMFPTVEREQALKALGIASDALESIAYEAAAQ, encoded by the coding sequence ATGGTGCAGGCTGTTGTGGCGATTAGGGCAAGGGAGCATGTCAACGCTGACGACATCATTCACAGTGAACGGGAGAGGATGAGCGGAACTCCGGTGTTCAAGGGGTCGCGAGTTCCCGTTAGAACGCTGTTCAACTATATATCGTATGGCTACTCTATTGACGGATTTCTTGCGATGTTCCCGACTGTCGAGCGTGAGCAGGCGCTCAAAGCCCTTGGAATAGCAAGTGACGCCTTGGAAAGCATCGCTTATGAAGCTGCTGCTCAATGA
- a CDS encoding MtaA/CmuA family methyltransferase has translation MPFTETMTPRERVMNALAGLPVDRTPVANPTNVATVELMDLVDAPFPDACRDPELAARLAATGYTELGFDAVMPYFTIIQESAALGCEMQWEEKDNWPTVRMVNPIWKGLDDIHIPKGFLEHPDNLTITRSIGLLKEEFGDEVAIIGKTMGPWTLAYHVFGVETFLLMTVDDPDMTVRCLDALKEISVLFGQAQIDAGADALTFPDHATGDLVSGEYYHRFLLEIHKEMEERLDAPLILHICGNTLDRMPWIAQTGMAAFHFDSKNDPHAAMEAVDGGINLVGNINNPETLYARGPAEVREEVHRCLDAGVQLVAPECAIPLATKLENLLEIPRAVKEWHAAHD, from the coding sequence ATGCCATTTACCGAAACCATGACGCCGCGAGAGCGGGTGATGAACGCGCTTGCGGGCTTGCCTGTCGATCGCACGCCCGTCGCCAATCCGACAAATGTGGCGACTGTTGAACTTATGGACTTGGTGGACGCGCCGTTCCCGGACGCCTGCCGCGATCCCGAACTCGCCGCTCGTCTCGCAGCCACCGGCTACACCGAACTCGGCTTCGACGCCGTAATGCCGTACTTCACCATCATCCAAGAATCAGCCGCGCTCGGCTGCGAGATGCAGTGGGAAGAAAAGGACAACTGGCCCACCGTGCGAATGGTCAACCCGATATGGAAGGGTTTGGACGACATTCACATCCCGAAGGGCTTCTTGGAGCATCCGGACAACCTCACCATAACGCGCTCTATTGGCCTACTGAAGGAAGAATTCGGCGACGAAGTTGCGATTATCGGCAAGACGATGGGACCGTGGACGCTCGCGTACCATGTGTTCGGCGTGGAAACCTTCCTGCTGATGACCGTCGACGACCCTGACATGACTGTGCGCTGCTTGGACGCACTGAAGGAAATCTCCGTGCTGTTCGGGCAAGCGCAGATAGACGCAGGCGCAGACGCGCTCACGTTCCCTGACCACGCCACCGGCGATCTGGTCAGCGGCGAATACTACCACCGCTTCCTGCTGGAGATACACAAGGAGATGGAAGAGCGGCTGGATGCACCGCTGATTTTGCACATCTGCGGCAACACACTTGACAGGATGCCGTGGATAGCGCAGACGGGTATGGCGGCGTTCCACTTTGATTCCAAGAACGACCCACACGCGGCGATGGAAGCGGTGGACGGCGGAATCAATCTGGTGGGGAACATCAACAATCCTGAAACTCTGTACGCGCGCGGTCCCGCCGAAGTGCGCGAAGAGGTGCATCGCTGCCTGGACGCCGGTGTACAGCTGGTCGCGCCGGAATGCGCGATCCCGCTGGCGACTAAGCTGGAGAACCTGCTGGAGATTCCACGCGCGGTGAAGGAGTGGCACGCCGCCCATGACTAA
- a CDS encoding cobalamin-binding protein: MHDIAYNLIVGAHLEVDSLVQQALAEGYSANDVLDDGLISGMAVVGIKFRDNIIFVPEVLVAARAMKAGMAYIEPILSASGIEPVGTVVMGTVKGDLHDIGKNLCIMMLRGAGFIVHDLGVDTKPDEFIDAVMEHEADVLGMSALLTTTMPNMGRTIEAFEEYGLRDMAKIMVGGAPVRQEFADDMGADGYGENAMACVDLAKSFMGIGEVEGLESVPVAGAD; this comes from the coding sequence ATGCACGACATCGCATACAACCTGATCGTCGGGGCGCACCTGGAGGTTGACAGTCTGGTGCAGCAGGCGCTCGCGGAAGGATATTCGGCGAACGATGTGCTGGACGACGGCTTAATTTCCGGCATGGCTGTGGTCGGAATCAAGTTCCGCGATAACATCATCTTCGTGCCGGAAGTGCTGGTTGCGGCGCGGGCGATGAAGGCAGGCATGGCTTATATCGAACCTATCCTGTCGGCGTCCGGTATCGAGCCGGTCGGCACTGTCGTTATGGGCACGGTGAAAGGCGACCTGCACGACATCGGCAAGAACCTGTGCATTATGATGCTGCGCGGCGCCGGCTTTATCGTCCACGACCTCGGAGTTGACACCAAGCCGGACGAGTTCATCGACGCGGTGATGGAACACGAAGCGGATGTGCTGGGCATGTCCGCGCTGCTGACGACCACGATGCCGAATATGGGCAGGACCATCGAAGCGTTCGAGGAGTATGGGCTACGCGACATGGCGAAAATTATGGTGGGCGGCGCGCCGGTGCGCCAGGAGTTCGCGGACGACATGGGCGCGGACGGCTACGGCGAGAATGCAATGGCGTGCGTTGACCTCGCCAAATCCTTTATGGGCATTGGCGAAGTGGAAGGCCTTGAATCCGTGCCTGTTGCCGGGGCGGATTAG
- a CDS encoding oxidoreductase, producing MKIQVRIAEVQDISPTVKAFVLDLQGQAFSFLAGQWIDCFVEIDGRTEVAGYSITSSPTEAGWFSIAVKLVGDNVVTDYMHEQAAVGETLVVDGGQGDFYFDPATAGDGKDNPIALIAGGIGITPIASIVRFMDKSMPDVPTTLLYSASAPAELLFRDEFEAIAARNPEFRKYFTVTRSAGELWEGNVGRIDADMLLGASVDGNTRCYICGPPEMIRDIANTLREIGVPDERIIYEQWW from the coding sequence ATGAAGATACAGGTTAGAATCGCTGAAGTACAGGATATTTCGCCTACGGTGAAGGCTTTTGTGCTGGATTTGCAGGGACAAGCGTTCTCGTTCCTGGCAGGTCAATGGATTGACTGCTTTGTGGAGATAGACGGGCGTACTGAGGTCGCAGGGTACTCGATTACATCGTCGCCGACCGAGGCGGGATGGTTTTCGATTGCGGTCAAGCTGGTGGGCGATAATGTGGTCACCGATTATATGCACGAGCAGGCAGCGGTTGGCGAAACGCTGGTCGTGGATGGTGGACAGGGCGATTTTTACTTTGACCCTGCGACCGCGGGTGATGGTAAGGATAATCCAATCGCGCTTATTGCGGGCGGGATTGGGATAACGCCGATTGCTAGCATCGTGCGGTTTATGGACAAGTCCATGCCGGATGTCCCTACCACGCTGCTTTACAGTGCGAGTGCGCCCGCGGAGCTACTGTTTCGTGACGAGTTTGAGGCGATTGCCGCACGCAACCCGGAGTTTCGCAAATACTTCACGGTTACGCGGTCGGCGGGAGAATTGTGGGAGGGCAATGTCGGGAGAATCGATGCCGATATGCTGCTAGGCGCCAGCGTGGATGGCAACACCCGCTGTTACATCTGTGGGCCGCCTGAAATGATACGCGACATCGCCAACACATTGCGGGAAATCGGTGTGCCGGATGAGCGCATCATCTACGAGCAGTGGTGGTGA